The stretch of DNA ACAAGGACCTGTGGATGCTTCAGGCCGCCCTCAATGCGGGCGCGGAGCTTGACCGGAAAGAGGGCGTGGCGTAACCATGTTTAACCGAACCGCCGATCCACTTTCCACGGAGAATGGGACAGGCTCGAATCACCGGTTCCGAATTGACCGTGGAAGCGTGGATTCGCATCGACGAGGTCCGTGGGGAATGGCAAGCGATCGTTCAGAAGGTGGATCTGGCCAGCTATACATACGGATATTCGATTCGCCTTGACGCGGCGAATCACCTTCAGTTCTTTGTGGCGAATTCGTCGGAAGGAACCGCTTGCTCGGTCACGGATGCGAACCCCATTCCCGAGGGTGACTGGCTCCACATAGCGGGCACTTTCGACAGCGGGTCGTGTTCCCTGTTCTTGGGTGGGACGGCGGTCGATAGCGAGGTCGGTACAATTGAAACGGTCGGCTATCACACGGACAGTCTCTTCATCGGCCATCCGAGTAGCCTGAATCCGGGTGGATTTGTTGGCGCAATCGACGAGGTGCGAATTTCAAGCACTGCCCGCTATTCGGGCGCATTCACTCCAAACTCGGAATTTTCCGTGGACGCCGATACGTCGGCGCTCTGGCACATGGACGAGGGAGTCGGAGTTTCCGTTGGCGACGTTAGCGGAAACAACAACGTCGGCACGCTCAATGGCGGAGACTGGATTATTCCTTAGTAGCCAACCTAGACCACATCCGGTTTTCGTCTTCGGTTGTCGCGGATCGCTGTGACTTTGTCGCGCGTCGTCGGTTTAGCCTCTCCGAAGATCCCCCGGTCCTTGTCGAACGCATCGGG from Deltaproteobacteria bacterium encodes:
- a CDS encoding LamG domain-containing protein, translated to MEAWIRIDEVRGEWQAIVQKVDLASYTYGYSIRLDAANHLQFFVANSSEGTACSVTDANPIPEGDWLHIAGTFDSGSCSLFLGGTAVDSEVGTIETVGYHTDSLFIGHPSSLNPGGFVGAIDEVRISSTARYSGAFTPNSEFSVDADTSALWHMDEGVGVSVGDVSGNNNVGTLNGGDWIIP